Below is a window of Bordetella genomosp. 9 DNA.
CAGGCGCCATCAGCGCGATGCTGGGCTTCGTGCTCGTGCCCACGATCGTCGTTATGATGCTGGGCGCGGTGTACGACCATTTCCAGAACGACCCGCACGTCAAGCACCTGTTCGCCGGCCTGGCGGCCGCGGCGGCGGGCCTGCTGATTTCGCTCACCTTGAAGATGGGCGCGCCTCTGCTGAAGAACCGCTGGGGGCTGGTGGTCGCCGTGCTGTGCTTCATTGCCATCGCGGTCATGCGCATGCCGCTGCTGCCCACCATGCTGGTGATCACGCCGCTCAGCATCCTGATCACCTGGAGGATGCGCCGATGACCACCGTCCTGATCCAGCTGGCCGTTCTTTTCACGCAGTTGTCGCTGATCGCTTTCGGCGGCGGCAATACCATCCTGCCGGAGATGCAGCGCCAGGTCGTCGACGTGCATCACTGGATGACGGCGGAAAACTTCACGGCGCTGTTCGCCCTGGCGCAGGCCGCGCCGGGACCGAACCTGATGATCGTGCCGATGAT
It encodes the following:
- a CDS encoding chromate transporter, producing MKPAANSAAPVIEPPLADPPTVWQLFMGFFWLGLTAFGGALPLARRMTVEKHRWISSEEFTTLLGLCQFMPGGNIINLSVALGMRFRGVPGAISAMLGFVLVPTIVVMMLGAVYDHFQNDPHVKHLFAGLAAAAAGLLISLTLKMGAPLLKNRWGLVVAVLCFIAIAVMRMPLLPTMLVITPLSILITWRMRR